The following proteins are encoded in a genomic region of Peromyscus eremicus chromosome 14, PerEre_H2_v1, whole genome shotgun sequence:
- the Ndufb1 gene encoding NADH dehydrogenase [ubiquinone] 1 beta subcomplex subunit 1, with protein MFQLIRDYWVHVLVPMGFVFGCYLDKKNDEKLTAFRNKSMLFRRELRPNEEVTWK; from the exons ATGTTTCAGCTTATACGTGACTACTGGGTTCATGTATTGGTTCCCATGGGATTTGTCTTTGGATGCTATCTAGACAAGAAGAATGACGAAAAGCTAACTGCCTTCCGGAATAAGAGTATGCTATTTCGAAG GGAACTGAGGCCCAATGAAGAAGTTACTTGGAAGTAA